The Synergistaceae bacterium genome contains a region encoding:
- a CDS encoding MATE family efflux transporter — protein MQPQSVARQAISNIIPAIVVEIMMLIYNLADAFFIARTNDPLQLAAVSIAAPVFLVLIAMGIIFMAGAMSFISRSLGAGQEDRANSIASFCVWGSLAFGTVMAVVFMFFIEKILRAIGASPETFRMAHSYLSIVIAAAPFVLFSMACGGIMRAERHAAGAMFGQIFGNMLNVVLDPIMILWFGWGITGAAIATTVSIIIGAMYYAGYFLLGKSSISIHIRHFKVREGIAWGVLAIGIPSCLDLWLMSIAQILMNSLMSAYGDMSVAAAGVMMRIDQITGLFAMGTGQGIQPLLGFCVGAEDWDRYKAFLKFALKFALSLSLAMIALCYVFTTNIVAVFLREPEAFGYAVKFLRIKLSSSIFFALFIILINALQAMGAGKASLILSVCRQGVLYMPLLFLMNRWAGVYGLVWALPIAEMLSLLQTVTVYGKIIFNPKHFVKEERP, from the coding sequence TTGCAGCCCCAATCCGTAGCAAGGCAGGCAATCAGCAACATAATTCCCGCAATAGTCGTGGAAATCATGATGCTGATCTACAACCTCGCCGACGCGTTCTTCATTGCCCGCACCAATGACCCCTTGCAGCTCGCCGCAGTCTCAATTGCCGCGCCAGTGTTCCTCGTCCTTATCGCGATGGGAATAATCTTCATGGCCGGAGCAATGTCCTTCATCTCGCGTTCTCTCGGAGCAGGGCAGGAAGACCGCGCGAACAGCATCGCTTCCTTCTGCGTGTGGGGAAGCCTAGCGTTCGGTACGGTGATGGCTGTGGTGTTCATGTTCTTCATCGAGAAGATACTACGCGCAATCGGAGCAAGTCCCGAGACCTTCAGGATGGCGCACAGTTATTTGTCCATCGTGATAGCCGCCGCTCCGTTCGTGCTGTTCTCGATGGCGTGCGGAGGAATTATGCGGGCAGAGAGGCACGCCGCAGGAGCAATGTTCGGGCAGATTTTCGGCAACATGCTCAACGTCGTCCTCGACCCGATAATGATTCTGTGGTTCGGCTGGGGCATAACCGGCGCGGCCATAGCTACGACCGTGAGCATAATCATCGGCGCGATGTATTACGCCGGATATTTCCTGCTCGGCAAGTCATCAATCAGCATACACATCAGGCACTTCAAGGTGAGGGAGGGTATAGCGTGGGGAGTTCTGGCGATAGGTATTCCGTCATGCCTTGACCTGTGGCTGATGAGCATTGCGCAGATTCTCATGAACTCGCTGATGTCGGCTTACGGTGATATGTCAGTCGCCGCCGCAGGAGTAATGATGAGGATTGACCAGATTACAGGTCTTTTCGCGATGGGCACAGGGCAGGGAATACAGCCTCTTCTCGGTTTCTGCGTCGGAGCTGAGGACTGGGACAGGTACAAGGCGTTCCTGAAGTTCGCGCTGAAGTTTGCCCTGTCGCTGAGTTTGGCGATGATTGCCCTGTGCTACGTCTTCACGACGAATATAGTTGCGGTCTTCCTGAGAGAGCCTGAGGCCTTCGGGTACGCGGTGAAGTTCCTGCGGATAAAGCTGTCGAGCAGCATATTCTTCGCGCTGTTCATCATCCTCATCAACGCACTGCAGGCGATGGGAGCGGGTAAGGCCTCTCTGATTCTGAGCGTCTGCCGTCAGGGAGTGCTGTACATGCCGCTGCTGTTCCTGATGAACCGCTGGGCTGGAGTGTACGGGCTTGTGTGGGCACTGCCTATCGCTGAGATGCTGTCGTTGCTGCAGACAGTAACTGTGTATGGAAAGATAATCTTCAACCCCAAACATTTCGTGAAGGAGGAGAGGCCGTGA
- a CDS encoding RsmD family RNA methyltransferase, protein MKDVRPTSGRVLSALFSILGERVSGARFLDMFAGTGRVGLEALSRGADSCVFIESVRARADELRKKAGDSLVLSLEVRRAVSWLVKREMTFSLVFADPPYCSGWCEALPAVPGIAALLAEDAVFVVEHSVREKMDKAPGFEIFSAREYGETCLTFLRRLI, encoded by the coding sequence ATGAAGGACGTTAGGCCGACGAGCGGACGTGTGCTCTCTGCGCTGTTCAGCATACTCGGAGAGAGAGTTAGCGGAGCGAGGTTTCTGGACATGTTCGCGGGGACGGGCAGGGTTGGCCTCGAGGCACTGAGCAGGGGAGCAGATTCGTGCGTGTTCATCGAGAGTGTGAGGGCACGTGCTGATGAGCTCAGGAAGAAGGCAGGTGATAGCCTCGTGCTCTCTCTCGAGGTCAGGCGTGCGGTCTCGTGGCTCGTGAAACGTGAGATGACGTTCAGCTTGGTGTTTGCTGACCCGCCGTACTGTTCGGGATGGTGCGAGGCTCTCCCTGCTGTCCCGGGCATTGCGGCTCTGCTCGCTGAAGATGCGGTGTTCGTTGTTGAACACTCCGTGCGTGAGAAGATGGACAAAGCTCCGGGCTTCGAGATTTTTTCCGCGCGGGAATACGGCGAAACATGCTTAACTTTCCTGCGCAGACTGATATAA